A window of the Ardenticatenales bacterium genome harbors these coding sequences:
- a CDS encoding N-acetyltransferase — MSNNKALTNLTIRPETEADLPAIRGVNESAFGRANEANLVDALRGVVSPFLSLVAEAEGQVVGHILFTPVTVASAAGDWQAIALGPMAVRPSWQNQGVGSALVPAGLTACLDTGQPIVFVLGHPRFYPRFGFTPAPPRGLRCEFAVPDDVFMVVELLPGALAGRGGLVRYHAVFAGT, encoded by the coding sequence ATGTCCAATAACAAGGCGCTCACAAATTTGACGATTCGCCCAGAAACGGAGGCGGATCTCCCCGCCATTCGCGGCGTCAACGAGTCCGCCTTTGGCCGCGCCAATGAAGCCAATCTGGTAGACGCGCTGCGTGGCGTGGTGTCGCCGTTTCTGTCGCTGGTGGCGGAAGCGGAAGGACAGGTGGTGGGACACATCCTGTTCACGCCGGTTACGGTTGCATCCGCGGCGGGCGATTGGCAGGCAATCGCGTTGGGGCCAATGGCCGTGCGACCATCCTGGCAAAATCAGGGTGTTGGTTCGGCGTTAGTGCCGGCAGGATTGACCGCCTGCCTGGATACCGGGCAACCCATCGTCTTTGTTCTGGGTCACCCGAGATTCTACCCCCGCTTCGGCTTCACTCCCGCGCCGCCGCGCGGCCTTCGCTGCGAATTCGCCGTGCCTGATGATGTGTTCATGGTCGTGGAACTGCTGCCGGGTGCGCTGGCGGGGCGTGGCGGATTGGTGAGGTATCATGCTGTTTTTGCCGGCACCTGA
- a CDS encoding cytochrome P450, producing MIPVDYDLFSRAFKRDPFPTFAHMRQHAPIYRHVAPNGIAIWYITRYEDVAAVLKDERFVKDIFNALPPADWGQIPHTDTLLQLINRNMLFADPPDHTRLRALVSQAFTPRRVAQMAPRIQAIAHALLDRVAARGEMDLIEAYAYPLPLTVIMEMLGIPAADQEEMRFWSQAIIAAGSHGISYRQRKQRIRALVDYLGRTFAARRVQPEDDLITALVQAEQAGDRLTETELSSMAVLLLVTGHETTVNLIGNGAHTLLTHPPQRALAQANPAILETAVDELLRFDGPVETSTTRWAREDVLFRGHLIQRGDVVRVVLASANRDPAQFDHPDVCDLRREDNRHLAFGLGIHYCLGAPLARLEGQIALQTLLARFPDVRLAAPADLTWRSGVLFRGLKRLPLVWSQTAAH from the coding sequence ATGATACCTGTGGACTACGATTTGTTCAGTCGCGCCTTCAAGCGGGACCCGTTCCCCACGTTTGCCCACATGCGGCAGCACGCGCCCATCTACCGCCACGTTGCCCCCAATGGCATCGCCATCTGGTACATCACGCGCTATGAAGACGTGGCCGCCGTCCTCAAAGACGAACGATTCGTGAAGGACATCTTCAACGCGCTGCCGCCCGCCGACTGGGGCCAGATTCCGCACACCGACACCCTCTTGCAGCTCATTAACCGCAACATGCTGTTCGCCGATCCGCCTGACCATACGCGGCTGCGGGCGCTGGTCAGCCAGGCCTTCACACCTCGCCGCGTGGCGCAAATGGCCCCGCGCATCCAGGCTATCGCGCACGCGCTGCTGGACCGGGTGGCCGCGCGCGGCGAAATGGACCTGATTGAGGCGTATGCCTATCCGCTGCCTTTGACCGTCATCATGGAGATGCTGGGCATTCCCGCGGCGGACCAGGAAGAGATGCGCTTCTGGTCGCAGGCAATTATTGCCGCCGGCAGCCACGGCATCAGCTATCGGCAGCGCAAACAGCGCATCAGGGCGCTGGTGGATTACCTGGGACGCACCTTTGCCGCGCGGCGAGTGCAGCCGGAGGACGACCTGATCACGGCGCTGGTGCAGGCGGAGCAGGCGGGCGACCGGCTCACGGAGACGGAGCTTTCTAGCATGGCGGTGCTGCTGCTGGTGACGGGGCACGAAACGACCGTGAATTTGATCGGCAACGGCGCGCATACGTTGTTGACGCACCCCCCGCAGCGGGCATTGGCGCAGGCCAATCCCGCCATCCTGGAAACGGCTGTTGACGAACTGCTGCGCTTCGATGGCCCCGTGGAAACGTCCACGACGCGCTGGGCGCGTGAAGACGTTTTATTTCGTGGGCATCTGATCCAACGGGGGGATGTGGTGCGGGTGGTGCTGGCGTCCGCCAATCGGGACCCGGCCCAGTTTGACCACCCGGACGTGTGCGACTTGCGCCGCGAGGATAACCGCCATCTGGCTTTTGGCCTGGGCATTCATTACTGCCTGGGCGCACCGCTGGCGCGGCTGGAAGGACAGATCGCCCTGCAAACCCTGCTGGCGCGCTTCCCCGACGTGCGCCTGGCCGCCCCCGCTGACCTGACCTGGCGCTCCGGCGTCCTCTTTCGCGGCCTGAAGCGCCTGCCGCTCGTCTGGAGCCAGACGGCGGCTCATTGA
- a CDS encoding GNAT family N-acetyltransferase has product MEIRRALPTEADELTRITQASKQHWQYPQAYLDLWNSLNLLTISVDYVVNHPVFVAVGKTHGTDNIMGYCACAGTGQTQELDNLFVSPAYIGQGVGQALLLYSLAYMRQQGARAVRIVSDPHAVAFYQKFGARHISDVPSLPEGRQLPLLQIDLEAIARDG; this is encoded by the coding sequence ATGGAAATCCGACGCGCCTTACCCACGGAAGCAGATGAACTAACGCGCATTACGCAAGCATCCAAGCAACATTGGCAATACCCACAGGCCTATCTTGATTTGTGGAATAGCCTGAATCTGCTCACCATTTCCGTGGATTACGTGGTAAACCACCCCGTTTTTGTTGCCGTTGGCAAAACTCACGGAACAGACAATATCATGGGCTACTGTGCTTGTGCCGGCACGGGTCAGACGCAAGAATTGGACAACCTGTTTGTATCCCCCGCATACATCGGTCAAGGCGTTGGACAGGCGCTGTTGCTGTATAGCCTGGCCTATATGCGCCAACAAGGCGCGCGCGCCGTGCGCATTGTGTCCGACCCGCACGCCGTTGCCTTCTATCAAAAATTCGGCGCGCGCCACATTAGTGATGTCCCTTCGCTGCCTGAGGGGCGACAATTACCATTGTTACAGATTGACCTGGAGGCCATAGCAAGGGATGGTTGA
- a CDS encoding hydantoinase/oxoprolinase family protein has product MAKFSGWRLTLRAGVDTGGTFTDFVWWDGRLLHIHKELSTPTDPSRAILAGIERMGVGENAGIVHGSTVATNAILERRGAPTALVTTAGFADILSIGRQNRPDLYALVPQKPEPLVPQRWRFTVAERVTAAGDILRALDPAALETLLAQLAAEPIESVAVCLLFAFLRPDHERAIAQAIADRLPHIANVSLSSDILPEYREYERTSTTVINAYVAPLMRRYLQRLAAGVAPRPLTVMQSNGGVIQAETAGKQAARTVLSGPAGGVVGARFVAAQVGLQEIITFDMGGTSTDVALCPARLPTTTHGEIAGMPLRLPIIDIHTVGAGGGSLAYVDAGGALHVGPQSAGADPGPACYGRQAGQAPPQATTTDANLVLGRLDAAHFLGGTMRLREDVARQALRRLATAMRAPTAQAAAWGVLQVANATMERAIRRISVERGYDPRHFTLVAFGGAGPLHACDLAHSLGIPRVLVPAFPGVLSALGMLVAPPTRDYSQTIMLKLQADDPPTLLTAAYDDLSRRALADMSAAGHSPDHLTRQCRLDMRYVGQSHELSVPAPADLSDPSSLMMAFHQAHQQRYGYHQPEAAVEIVTIRLAAIADIPLPTWHTPANEREHQEARMGRKQVWFHPNGPTPTPLLDRARLRSGDTFTGPAILVQYDTTTVVPPDWLGQVVQHGHLLLQKIDENTD; this is encoded by the coding sequence GTGGCGAAATTCTCTGGCTGGAGGCTCACGTTGCGCGCAGGTGTGGATACGGGTGGCACTTTTACGGATTTTGTGTGGTGGGATGGGCGGCTGCTGCACATTCATAAGGAGTTGAGTACGCCGACGGACCCGTCACGGGCGATTTTGGCGGGGATTGAGCGGATGGGGGTGGGAGAAAATGCCGGCATTGTCCACGGCAGCACCGTCGCCACCAACGCTATCCTGGAACGACGCGGCGCGCCCACCGCCCTCGTCACCACCGCCGGCTTCGCCGACATCCTGTCCATCGGGCGGCAAAATCGCCCCGACCTTTACGCCCTTGTGCCGCAAAAACCGGAGCCACTCGTCCCCCAACGCTGGCGCTTCACCGTTGCCGAGCGCGTCACCGCCGCCGGCGACATCCTGCGCGCCCTCGACCCCGCCGCGCTGGAAACGCTGCTCGCCCAACTGGCGGCGGAGCCAATCGAATCCGTCGCCGTCTGCCTCCTTTTCGCCTTCCTCCGCCCCGATCACGAGCGGGCCATCGCCCAGGCCATCGCCGACCGCCTGCCCCACATCGCCAACGTTTCTCTCTCCAGCGACATCCTGCCCGAATATCGTGAATATGAGCGCACCAGCACCACCGTGATCAACGCCTACGTCGCGCCCCTGATGCGCCGTTATTTGCAGCGGCTGGCGGCGGGCGTGGCTCCCCGTCCGCTCACCGTGATGCAAAGCAACGGGGGCGTTATCCAGGCGGAGACGGCGGGTAAGCAGGCGGCGCGCACGGTGCTCTCCGGGCCGGCGGGGGGCGTGGTGGGGGCGCGCTTCGTGGCGGCTCAGGTGGGGCTGCAGGAAATCATTACGTTTGACATGGGGGGAACCAGCACGGATGTGGCGCTTTGCCCGGCGCGCTTGCCTACGACGACGCATGGGGAAATTGCCGGCATGCCCCTACGCCTACCCATCATCGACATCCACACCGTGGGCGCGGGCGGCGGCAGCCTGGCTTACGTGGACGCGGGCGGGGCGCTGCACGTAGGACCGCAAAGCGCGGGCGCGGACCCCGGTCCCGCGTGTTATGGCCGCCAGGCGGGGCAAGCGCCACCCCAGGCAACGACCACGGACGCCAATCTGGTTCTGGGTCGGCTGGACGCGGCTCATTTTCTGGGGGGGACGATGCGGTTGCGCGAGGATGTGGCGCGGCAGGCGCTGCGGAGGTTGGCGACGGCCATGCGCGCGCCGACGGCGCAGGCGGCGGCCTGGGGCGTGCTACAAGTGGCGAATGCGACGATGGAGCGGGCGATCCGCCGCATTTCCGTGGAGCGGGGGTACGATCCGCGCCATTTTACGCTGGTGGCGTTTGGGGGGGCGGGACCGCTACATGCCTGTGATCTGGCGCATAGTCTGGGGATTCCGCGGGTTTTAGTGCCGGCATTTCCCGGTGTCCTCTCCGCCCTGGGCATGTTGGTTGCCCCCCCCACCAGAGACTACTCCCAAACCATCATGCTCAAGCTCCAGGCCGATGACCCGCCCACCCTCCTCACCGCCGCCTACGACGACCTCTCCCGCCGCGCCCTGGCCGACATGAGCGCCGCCGGACACTCCCCCGACCACCTCACCCGGCAATGCCGCCTGGACATGCGCTACGTCGGGCAGTCGCACGAACTGAGCGTGCCCGCTCCCGCCGACCTGTCCGATCCGTCATCGCTGATGATGGCCTTTCACCAGGCGCACCAGCAGCGATACGGCTACCATCAACCGGAAGCCGCCGTGGAAATCGTCACCATCCGCCTGGCCGCCATCGCGGACATCCCCCTCCCCACCTGGCACACACCCGCCAACGAACGCGAACACCAGGAGGCGCGCATGGGGCGCAAACAAGTCTGGTTCCACCCCAACGGCCCCACGCCAACCCCCCTGCTCGACCGCGCCCGCCTCCGCTCCGGCGACACCTTCACCGGCCCCGCCATCCTCGTGCAGTACGACACCACCACCGTCGTCCCGCCCGATTGGTTGGGCCAGGTGGTGCAGCACGGACACTTGCTGCTGCAAAAAATCGACGAAAATACGGACTAA
- a CDS encoding permease, whose amino-acid sequence MDTSEPYNHATPQAKPPREIPTSRRPLVFAIGILLLILATYALTNWTPPAISSRFRTFVTIFLGILVEALPFLLAGSIVSGLIEVYVDRGAFDRFLPRRPIPAAFVGALLGFAFPVCECGVVPVTRRLYQKGMPLSVGIAFLLAAPVVNPVVLISTYAAFGWGPVFFGRVGFSILIAFAIGLLFTFAKPDEILRPDEARLCAPDHEHDHDHDHGHGHARRSIWQALSVGGDDFLDMARYLIMGSALAAAMQTLVPQATLLALGRGPVISVVTLMLLAFVLSVCSTVDAFLALSFVSTFTTGSILSFLVFGPMVDIKSSLMFLGVFRRRTVLYLILLPLCFALVLGIFVNLNLGW is encoded by the coding sequence ATGGATACGAGTGAGCCATACAACCACGCCACGCCCCAGGCAAAGCCGCCACGGGAAATTCCCACATCGCGCCGTCCGCTGGTTTTTGCCATCGGCATACTCCTCCTCATCCTGGCCACCTACGCCCTCACCAACTGGACGCCCCCCGCCATCAGCAGCCGCTTTCGCACCTTCGTCACCATCTTCCTCGGCATCCTGGTGGAAGCCCTGCCCTTTCTCCTGGCCGGTTCCATCGTCTCCGGCCTGATAGAAGTGTACGTGGATCGCGGCGCCTTTGATCGTTTCCTGCCCCGCCGCCCTATCCCCGCCGCCTTCGTCGGCGCGCTGCTCGGCTTTGCCTTCCCCGTCTGCGAGTGTGGCGTGGTCCCCGTCACGCGCCGCCTCTATCAGAAAGGCATGCCCCTCTCCGTGGGCATCGCCTTTCTCCTGGCCGCGCCCGTGGTCAATCCCGTCGTCCTCATCAGCACCTACGCCGCCTTCGGCTGGGGACCTGTTTTCTTCGGGCGCGTCGGCTTCAGCATCTTGATCGCCTTTGCCATTGGCCTCCTGTTCACCTTCGCCAAACCGGACGAAATCCTGCGGCCCGATGAAGCCCGCCTCTGCGCGCCGGACCATGAGCATGATCACGACCATGATCACGGCCACGGCCATGCGCGTCGCTCCATCTGGCAGGCGCTCAGCGTCGGTGGGGACGACTTCCTGGACATGGCTCGCTACCTGATCATGGGTTCCGCGTTGGCTGCCGCGATGCAAACGCTCGTGCCCCAGGCCACCCTGCTGGCGTTGGGGCGCGGCCCCGTCATTTCCGTCGTCACCCTCATGCTGCTGGCCTTCGTCCTGTCCGTCTGCTCCACTGTGGACGCCTTCCTGGCCCTCTCCTTCGTCAGCACCTTCACCACCGGCTCCATCCTCAGCTTCCTTGTCTTTGGCCCCATGGTGGACATCAAAAGCTCGCTCATGTTCCTCGGCGTCTTCCGGCGACGCACCGTTCTCTACCTCATCCTGCTGCCGCTCTGTTTCGCCCTCGTCCTGGGCATTTTCGTCAACCTGAACCTCGGCTGGTAG
- a CDS encoding TIGR03943 family protein, translating into MTRILKSLLLVALGLYLYTRLTTGVIEFYIHPRFISLVLLASVGLLIVAASFFLRQPPDDGHDHDHEGHTHGSLSWLGLFVVAVPVVLGLLVPPQPLGAAAVGNREVQVGSLNSIAPPRGDDRMGLVAGERNILDWLTDFQRNPDDTAFNGMEANLTGFLYRDERFAADEFMLARFVVSCCVADASPIGVIVRTADAAAYADDQWLQVKGAFQVGTFINAQMPILMAEEITPIEQPKQPYLYP; encoded by the coding sequence ATGACCCGCATTCTCAAATCCCTCCTCCTCGTCGCCCTCGGTCTCTACCTCTACACACGGCTGACCACGGGCGTCATTGAGTTCTACATCCATCCGCGCTTCATCTCGTTGGTGCTACTGGCATCCGTCGGGTTGTTGATTGTGGCCGCCAGCTTTTTCCTGCGCCAACCGCCCGACGACGGCCACGATCACGATCACGAAGGGCACACGCACGGCTCTTTGTCCTGGCTGGGGCTTTTCGTGGTGGCCGTGCCCGTCGTCTTGGGGCTGCTGGTTCCGCCGCAACCGTTGGGGGCGGCGGCGGTGGGCAATCGGGAGGTGCAGGTCGGCAGCCTGAATTCCATTGCGCCGCCGCGCGGCGATGACCGCATGGGGCTGGTTGCCGGGGAGCGCAACATCCTTGACTGGCTCACCGATTTCCAGCGTAACCCGGATGACACCGCTTTCAATGGGATGGAGGCCAATCTCACCGGTTTTTTGTATCGGGATGAGCGGTTTGCGGCGGATGAGTTTATGCTGGCGCGGTTCGTGGTGAGCTGCTGTGTGGCGGATGCCTCCCCCATTGGCGTGATTGTGCGCACCGCGGATGCGGCGGCGTATGCGGATGACCAATGGCTGCAAGTGAAGGGGGCATTTCAGGTGGGGACGTTTATCAATGCGCAGATGCCGATCCTCATGGCGGAGGAGATCACGCCGATTGAGCAGCCAAAACAGCCGTACCTGTATCCGTGA
- a CDS encoding PD40 domain-containing protein produces the protein MSRFDRLAWLVIAGSLALAGLLAWRGDRVGARVAAFVPELDAAGISTETTLRLTFAQPMNTTDTPALTLQPAAPGETTWDGSTLIFTPAAPLQPDTLYTVTLPPLRSQQGQRLLRVPTWQFHTRPPHILFLSPDAQGQQQLFVTALDGQPPRPLTQGTDEVVDFVVSPDAGIIAYSLSQPDGRANLWFIPALGGDSRQLVDCAGDVCSAPTWTPDGRRLIYERRARGLAGAPPGPPRLWWVDLASGETVPVFQDSQLLGMNPRISPDGRWLSFNVPFSQEVQAYNLETGQSVFAPSQTGEVAAWSPDSRRLLLTDVQIQGEAFAINLFSADVYSHTVINLSAELNVNDGFPAWSPDGAWIAFNRKLARAPMGKQLWLARADGSEAKPLTQDADVNHGPPRWSPDARSLLFQRYILTSQGEPGIWLLNVQTGAQREIARVGSQPAWLP, from the coding sequence TTGAGTCGTTTTGATCGTCTGGCGTGGTTGGTGATAGCGGGTTCGTTGGCGCTGGCGGGGCTGCTGGCGTGGCGTGGGGACCGCGTGGGGGCGCGGGTGGCGGCGTTTGTTCCTGAATTGGACGCTGCCGGCATTTCCACGGAAACCACCCTGCGCCTCACCTTCGCCCAACCCATGAATACCACCGACACCCCTGCCCTTACCCTGCAGCCCGCCGCGCCCGGAGAAACCACATGGGACGGCAGCACCCTCATCTTCACTCCCGCCGCCCCGCTACAACCCGACACCCTATACACTGTCACCCTGCCCCCTCTCCGTTCCCAACAGGGTCAGCGCCTGCTGCGTGTCCCCACCTGGCAATTCCACACCCGCCCGCCGCACATCCTCTTCCTCTCGCCGGATGCCCAGGGGCAGCAACAACTGTTCGTGACGGCGCTGGACGGGCAGCCGCCCCGACCGCTGACGCAGGGAACGGATGAGGTTGTCGATTTTGTGGTCTCGCCAGATGCCGGCATCATCGCCTACAGCCTCAGCCAACCGGATGGTCGCGCCAATTTGTGGTTCATACCCGCCCTCGGAGGCGACAGCCGGCAGCTAGTAGACTGCGCCGGCGACGTATGCAGCGCGCCCACCTGGACGCCCGATGGCCGCCGCCTCATCTACGAGCGACGCGCCCGCGGTCTCGCCGGCGCGCCCCCCGGCCCGCCCCGCCTCTGGTGGGTAGACCTGGCTTCTGGCGAGACCGTTCCCGTCTTCCAGGACAGCCAACTGCTGGGCATGAATCCACGCATTTCGCCCGATGGCCGTTGGTTGAGCTTCAACGTCCCTTTCAGCCAGGAAGTGCAGGCGTATAATCTGGAGACGGGGCAAAGCGTCTTCGCCCCCAGCCAGACGGGCGAAGTCGCTGCCTGGAGTCCCGACAGCCGCCGTCTGCTGCTGACGGACGTGCAAATCCAGGGAGAGGCATTCGCCATCAACCTGTTCAGCGCCGATGTGTACAGCCATACCGTGATCAACCTCAGCGCCGAACTGAACGTGAATGACGGCTTCCCCGCCTGGTCGCCGGACGGCGCGTGGATTGCCTTCAACCGCAAGCTGGCGCGCGCGCCCATGGGCAAGCAGTTGTGGCTGGCGCGAGCCGACGGCAGCGAGGCCAAGCCGTTAACCCAGGACGCGGACGTGAATCATGGGCCGCCGCGTTGGTCGCCTGATGCCCGCTCTCTGCTGTTTCAGCGCTATATCCTCACCAGCCAGGGCGAGCCGGGCATCTGGCTGCTGAATGTGCAAACCGGCGCGCAACGGGAAATCGCCCGCGTGGGCAGCCAGCCCGCCTGGCTGCCCTGA
- a CDS encoding PD40 domain-containing protein, which translates to MLRVRRFPLSLSRFDRLVWATMVGLLLLAGFMALRGDRVGARVVDVFPVDGSRAVSTRAGLRVTFAQEMEAADVSVTVVPDVEAAVSWDGRALLVQPTAPLAPDTTYSVSVPAGLRSQRGQLLLRPLTWEFHTATPRLLYLGWDRSDVSQLFLVSPTGGEPEALTRGKENVVDYALSPDGTTVLYSVAAPGAASSEMWLVGTDGRGARRLLRCDDGLCHRPTWSPDGKRLLYERRNIDATTQQTGPPRLWWLDVASGQTLPVFSDSQWLGLGATFSADGRWIGYVAPQSQEVQLYNLDSGETRLLPSETGQSPVWNPTTPTLVFTAYATTIEGFSVHLFYADLSDAAPVDLSGAAAVEDDGPVWSPDGAWIAFGRQQAGTTMGKQLWVMRADGREARALTVDPAAYYVLPAWSPDGRALAFQRYALAEANARPEIWVVDVAGGAPRQVVAAGQQPTWVP; encoded by the coding sequence ATGTTGCGTGTACGACGATTTCCTCTTTCATTGAGCCGTTTTGATCGCCTGGTTTGGGCGACGATGGTGGGGCTGTTGCTCCTGGCGGGCTTCATGGCCTTGCGCGGGGATCGGGTGGGGGCGCGGGTGGTGGACGTATTCCCGGTGGATGGGAGCCGCGCGGTTTCCACGCGGGCGGGCCTGCGCGTGACCTTCGCGCAGGAAATGGAGGCGGCGGACGTGTCCGTGACGGTGGTCCCCGACGTAGAAGCGGCGGTGTCCTGGGATGGGCGCGCGCTCCTGGTTCAGCCCACCGCGCCATTAGCCCCAGACACGACGTACAGCGTGAGCGTGCCGGCAGGATTGCGAAGCCAGCGTGGACAATTACTGCTGCGTCCCCTCACCTGGGAATTCCACACAGCCACGCCGCGTCTCCTCTACCTGGGCTGGGATCGCTCCGATGTCAGCCAACTATTTCTGGTGTCGCCCACAGGCGGCGAGCCGGAGGCGTTGACGCGGGGAAAAGAGAACGTGGTGGATTACGCGCTCTCCCCGGATGGAACCACCGTGCTTTACAGCGTGGCCGCGCCGGGAGCCGCCAGCAGCGAAATGTGGCTGGTGGGCACGGATGGACGGGGCGCGCGCCGCCTGCTACGCTGCGACGATGGCCTGTGCCACCGGCCTACGTGGTCGCCCGACGGCAAGCGGCTGCTTTATGAACGGCGCAACATTGACGCGACGACGCAGCAAACGGGGCCGCCGCGCCTGTGGTGGCTCGATGTGGCTTCCGGGCAAACGCTTCCTGTGTTCAGTGACAGCCAGTGGTTGGGATTGGGCGCGACGTTTTCCGCCGATGGCCGCTGGATCGGCTACGTGGCGCCACAATCGCAAGAGGTGCAGCTTTATAATCTGGATTCAGGGGAGACACGCTTGTTGCCCAGCGAGACGGGGCAGTCGCCCGTCTGGAATCCGACCACGCCCACGCTGGTGTTTACGGCTTATGCGACCACGATTGAGGGCTTTTCCGTGCATCTTTTTTATGCGGATTTGAGCGACGCGGCTCCGGTGGATTTGAGCGGCGCGGCGGCGGTGGAGGATGATGGGCCGGTGTGGTCGCCGGATGGGGCGTGGATTGCGTTTGGGCGGCAGCAGGCGGGGACGACGATGGGGAAGCAGTTGTGGGTGATGCGGGCGGATGGGCGCGAGGCGCGGGCGTTGACGGTTGATCCTGCGGCGTATTATGTTTTGCCGGCATGGTCCCCCGACGGGCGCGCATTGGCCTTTCAAAGATATGCCCTGGCCGAAGCCAATGCGCGCCCGGAAATTTGGGTGGTGGATGTGGCGGGCGGCGCGCCGCGCCAGGTCGTCGCCGCCGGGCAACAACCTACCTGGGTTCCGTAA